Within the Pseudomonas oryzae genome, the region TTGGCGACCGGCACCGGGGCGGCGCAGGCGGTGAGGGCAGCAGCCAGAACGGCGAGGGACAGCGGCTTGAGAAGGGACATGACAACTCCTGTTGGCGATTATGCTGGGCAGGCACGTTGCCGCAACTCCATGACCGGAGGATGACCGGTCGATGGCAAGCGGATGACAGTGCGCCACAGCGGCCTCTTCATGCCGCAGGAACGAAAAAGGGCGCCCGCAGGCGCCCTCTTCCCGGCTCGACCCGATAGCGATCAGGACAGCTCGCGCGCCATGACCTCGGCGCTGTGCGCGACACCATAGCGGCGCCGCGAATAGACATACAGCCCCAGGCCGATACCCATCCAGGCGACGAACAGCGCCCACTCCACCGGCACCAGCGCCGACGGACTGAACGGCATGTACATGGCCGCCATGACCAGGCTGAGCAGAACCGCGACCACACCGATCAGCATGCCGGAACGCACCTTGAACGGGCGCGGCATGTTCGGCTCGCGCACGCGCAGCACCACGAAGGACAGGGCGACGAACAGGTAGGCGATGACGATGGCCAGGCTGCCGGCGTCGACGAACCACACCAGCGCCTTGCGTCCCAGCAGCGGCGCGGCGGTGCTGAGCATGCCGATCAGCAGGATGGCGTTGGTCGGCGTCTTGTAGCGCGGATGCAGCTTGGCCAGGAAGGCCGGCAGCATGCCGGCGTGCGCCAGCGCGTAGATGGCCCGGCTGCCGCCGATGTAGAAGGCGTTCCAGCTGGTGACGATACCGGCGACACCGGCGAGGATCATCAGCTTGGCCGCCCAGGGGGCACCATAGATGGACTGCATGGCCTGCGGCACGGTCAGCACGTCGGCGCTGATGGCACTGGCCGGAATCGCCAGGCTGACACCGAGGATGATCAGCGAGTAGAACGCCACGGCCATCAGCACCGAGAAGATCAGCATCTTGCCGATCTCGCGCGGTGGCAGGTTGACCTCCTCGGCCGCCTGCGGGATCACGTCGAAACCGACGAACATGAACGGCACCATCATCAGCACGGTGATGATCCCGGCACTGCCGCTGACCAGCAGCGGGTCCATGTTGCCGGTCTCACCCTCGAACAGTGCCCCGGTGATGAACATCACGCCGACGGCGAGGATCAGCACGGTCACCACCTTCTGGATCAGCGACGCGGTCTGCACCCCGAAATAGTTGACCGCCGTCATCATGATCGAGCCGAGCATGCCGACCGCCACCCACGACGCCATCACATCCCAGCCGGCCACGGTCCACAGGTAGCCCACCTGATACCCCGGGATCAGGTTGTCGATCACGGTCGGCAGGGCCACCGCCTCGAAAGCCACCACCGAGACGTAGCCCAGCACGATGGCCCAGGTACACACGAAGGACGCGAAGTGGCCGAGCGCACGGTAGCTGTAGACGTGTTCGCCGCCCGACTGCGGCATGGCAGCCGCCAGCTCGGCGTAGGTCAGGCCGATCAGCACGATGGCCAGACCGCCGAGGAGGAAGGCGAGGATCGAGCCCAGACTGCCGGCGGACTGGATCCAGCTGCCGGTCAGGACGATCCAGCCCCAGCCGATCATCGCACCGAACGACAGGGCCAGGACCTCTTTGCGCCCTAGCACGCGGGCAAAGCTGGTTTGGGAAGATGGGACGCTCATTGTTTTTGGTTACCTCTACCGATAGGCGTTGCATTAATCGAACGTCAAATTAAATGCACGAAGCGTTCCACATCCCAAACATGGCTGTAAAAAAATTCATTACACCCCAAGAGACGGCCAAACTGCGCACTGCCGCCCCATGAACATGGAAAAACCACCAAAAACAGCTACATAAAACCATGCAGCGGGCGCACCCGCCTGTTACCGGCAGTGACATGGCCGTGCGAAATTCCTACACACACGAACGAAATTTCACACAAACAGAAACACGGCCGCACAAAACCGTTCGATTAATCGCACAAATTTTGTGCGCAAACACAAAAAAGGCCCTGTGCCGGAGCACAGAGCCTGTTTGAAATGCTCAACAAACAGACGTTCAGCGAAGCAGGCGGGTATCCAGCACGGTCGACGGGCCGGCCAGGACATTCTCGCTGATCTGCACGAAATCCTCGGTGCTGGCCTTCTTCAGGCGCATCAGTCCGCGAGTCACATCGTCCAGCGAGCGCTCGCCTGCAGAAGCCTTGCGGATCTCGGCATCCAGGTCCTGCAACAGCAGCACGGCCCGCGCCGTCACGGCACCCGAAGCCCGTTCGCCACGCAGGCTGGTGACCTTGCGGCTCCAGCGGGCGAGCTGTTCGCGGATCTTCTCGTAGCGCTCCTCACTCAGGCCGCCGGCACGCCGCATCAGCTCGATGGCGTAGTACTCGGCCAACCCTTCGGTGATCCAGTCGCTGCGATCGGTGTCACTGATTCGACTGAACACGTGGACCAGCTCGTGCACCAGTGAACTGGTGCCGTTCTCGCTGACCAGCGGCCGGTCGCTGTGCATGAACAGCGAATTTCCCGCGGACAGTCCGCCACGCCACATCGGCTCGCCAGCCCCGACGATCAGCAGCTTCCCGGGCTCGCGCGGAAACACCGCCTGTGCATGCGGCCAGACGAAGGTCAGCAGGGTGAGGATGTCCATCCGCCGCAGTCGCTCGCCCACCGGCGCAGCCACCGCCACTTCGGTCTTGCCCAGGGTGGTGCGCCGCACGCCCAGCTTGCCGGCGAGGATCCAGCCGGTGGGGCGGTCGAACAGCCGCTCGGGATTGTCGATGCGGAAACGGTTCTTGCCGATACGCGGCCAGCCGGTTTCGACGCTCTTCCAGCCTTCGGGCAACTCGAACTGCAGGCGGCTGACCAGCACGACCCCATCGTCCAGACTGACCCGGGCAGACGGCACCAGATCATCGCCGCGCAGGAGCGCCCAGTCCGGAGTCATGCGCGCATCGAAGCGACCATTGTCACGCGCATGACTGATCTTCACCCGATAGCTCAACCGCGCCTTGCCGGCCTGTGGCCGCCAGACGCCACGCCCGGGAGCGTCCTGCTGCCACTCGCCCTCGGCCTTGAAGTCGCTGTAGGCGCCCTCGTCCCCGAGGAGGAAGTCGAAGAACCTGACCGCCTCGCCCTGCTCCAGGGTCAGGCTGACCTCGGCCTGGTCGCGGTCCGGCAGAAAGCGCACCTGATAGTCCAGATCGACCCGCTGCGCCGCCGCCAGCGGCGCCGCCAGAGCGAAGAGCAGCACTGCCCAGCAGGCTTTCAAACCTTGCAACATCTCAGAATCTCCTTATGCCGGGAAATTTGATTCCGCGCACCCAGGCAGGTTCAACCGGCACGAAAAATCAGATGGTCCTCCCAATCGTCCTCGGCGACGCTGGTTTCGCTGAGCATGCGTCCGGCCTGGGAAATGCGTGCCTCATGCACCGCCTGCGGGTCACCACAGACCAGATGGTGCCAGGGCAGCAGATCCTTGCGCTCGGCGACCAGCCGGTAGGCGCAGGTCGGCGGCAGCCAGCGGAACTGGTCGGCCTGCTCCGGGGTGAGCTGGACACAGTCGGGAACATGACGCTTGCGCTCGGCATAGTTGCTGCAGCGGCAGGTCTGCAGATCGAGGAGTTTGCAGGCGATGCGCGTGTAATAGACGCTACCGTCCTCATCGTCCTCGAGCTTCTGCAGGCAGCACAGGCCACAGCCATCGCAGAGCGACTCCCACTCCTCGCGATCGAGCTGGTCGAGTGTCTTGCGGATCCAGAAGGGTTCGGTTTTGGCGGCCATGGCGGGTCTCCGGACAGGGGGCGGCAGTCTAGCCGCAGGTCCGCATGGGGCCAAGTGTGGAGGCGACCGGCTGGTGCCTCACCAAGGCGCGGCGGATCAGTGGTACTGATCCGCCGCCGCCAGCTTACTTGCCCATTCGGGCACGCTGTTCCTTCAGTTGCTTGAGCATCGCCTCGACATGCAGGATGCGCTGATCCAGTTGCTCGGCCGTGAGCGAGCCAGCCATCGGCCCCATACCCGGCCCCATCGTGCCCATCCCAGGCCCCATGCCCTGGTCGTGCATCATCCCCGGCCCCATGCCAGCCCCCATCATGCCCATCGGGCAGGTGCCCATGGCCATGTGGTTTTCCTGCATCAGCTGCCAGTGCTGCTCCATCAGCTTCTGGCGCTCTTCCGGGGTGTTTGCCGCGCCCATGGCCAGGCATTGCTGCTGCATGAGTCCGCAGCGCTGCTGCCAGTCACCTGCCGCCGCGGTACCCGGCGCCGATGGCGCCGGCGGCTGCTGCGCACAAGCCACCAGCCCTACCACCAGCCCGCCCGCCAGCAACGAGCGCACGAATCTGCCGTAAGTGTTCATCCGCAACCCCTCTTGATCCCAACCAGGAGCCTCGAGCATAAGCAGGAAAACACGCGGCGCTTTGATTCCAGTCAGCTTGCCTGCCGGCAACCCGCCTCGCGCCGGCGGCGCGCAGGCAGTCGGCCAGCCTCAGACCGGGTCGTTGCGCCGCAGCAGTTCCTCGGGCAGATGCTCGATGTACTCCTCCTCGGGCGGCGGCATCTGCAGGTGATAGCCCTGCGTCTCGATGTTCTCCAGCACCTTGGCGGCATCCTCGCGGGCCAGCTTGCGTTCGGGGGTGAGCAGCATGTCGAACACGTGCTGCGGCGCGCCGAAGGCGCTGAGCAGGCCTTCCGGCACACGCCCCAGCGCCTCGCGCTTGTCGACGTAGAGATACATCTCGCGCTTGCGCGGACTCTTGTAGATGGAGCAGATACGTTTCATCGTTGACCTCAAGCCAGGGTGTCGAGCAGGGCCTGTCCCATCAGGGTACGGCGCCAGCCACGCAGGGAATCCGGAAGGACGTAGGGGCCGTCGGGGTAGCCGGTTTTCAACAGGGCCTCGAGCACCTTCTTGCGCAGCATCAGCTCGGGGACGATCTGCAGGCGCTCGGCTTCGCGCTGCCCCACCGCACGCAGCTTCTTCAGCAGCGGCGATACCTCGAGCGGCAGCGGCTCGGCAAGCTGCTGCGGCCACTGCTCGGCGGGCAGGGCCGCGGCCTCGGCG harbors:
- a CDS encoding YcgL domain-containing protein, which gives rise to MKRICSIYKSPRKREMYLYVDKREALGRVPEGLLSAFGAPQHVFDMLLTPERKLAREDAAKVLENIETQGYHLQMPPPEEEYIEHLPEELLRRNDPV
- a CDS encoding APC family permease encodes the protein MLGRKEVLALSFGAMIGWGWIVLTGSWIQSAGSLGSILAFLLGGLAIVLIGLTYAELAAAMPQSGGEHVYSYRALGHFASFVCTWAIVLGYVSVVAFEAVALPTVIDNLIPGYQVGYLWTVAGWDVMASWVAVGMLGSIMMTAVNYFGVQTASLIQKVVTVLILAVGVMFITGALFEGETGNMDPLLVSGSAGIITVLMMVPFMFVGFDVIPQAAEEVNLPPREIGKMLIFSVLMAVAFYSLIILGVSLAIPASAISADVLTVPQAMQSIYGAPWAAKLMILAGVAGIVTSWNAFYIGGSRAIYALAHAGMLPAFLAKLHPRYKTPTNAILLIGMLSTAAPLLGRKALVWFVDAGSLAIVIAYLFVALSFVVLRVREPNMPRPFKVRSGMLIGVVAVLLSLVMAAMYMPFSPSALVPVEWALFVAWMGIGLGLYVYSRRRYGVAHSAEVMARELS
- a CDS encoding M61 metallopeptidase family protein, whose product is MLQGLKACWAVLLFALAAPLAAAQRVDLDYQVRFLPDRDQAEVSLTLEQGEAVRFFDFLLGDEGAYSDFKAEGEWQQDAPGRGVWRPQAGKARLSYRVKISHARDNGRFDARMTPDWALLRGDDLVPSARVSLDDGVVLVSRLQFELPEGWKSVETGWPRIGKNRFRIDNPERLFDRPTGWILAGKLGVRRTTLGKTEVAVAAPVGERLRRMDILTLLTFVWPHAQAVFPREPGKLLIVGAGEPMWRGGLSAGNSLFMHSDRPLVSENGTSSLVHELVHVFSRISDTDRSDWITEGLAEYYAIELMRRAGGLSEERYEKIREQLARWSRKVTSLRGERASGAVTARAVLLLQDLDAEIRKASAGERSLDDVTRGLMRLKKASTEDFVQISENVLAGPSTVLDTRLLR
- a CDS encoding YcgN family cysteine cluster protein encodes the protein MAAKTEPFWIRKTLDQLDREEWESLCDGCGLCCLQKLEDDEDGSVYYTRIACKLLDLQTCRCSNYAERKRHVPDCVQLTPEQADQFRWLPPTCAYRLVAERKDLLPWHHLVCGDPQAVHEARISQAGRMLSETSVAEDDWEDHLIFRAG